A genome region from Salvelinus alpinus chromosome 26, SLU_Salpinus.1, whole genome shotgun sequence includes the following:
- the LOC139554300 gene encoding ATPase inhibitor A, mitochondrial-like, with amino-acid sequence MMSNKCYVVTQCSLSIIYIQLGELGKGAGKGGGGGGSVREAGGAFGKRQAAEEERYFRQKEKEQLSALRKHHEEEIDHSKKEIERLQREIDRHKGKIKKLKHDD; translated from the exons ATGATGTCTAATAAATGCTATGTTGTTACCCAATGCTCTCTTTCCATAATATATATTCAG ctggGTGAGCTGGGCAAAGGAGCAGGAAAGGGGGGCGGTGGAGGAGGCTCGGTGAGGGAGGCAGGTGGTGCCTTTGGAAAGAGGCAGGCTGCAGAGGAGGAGCGTTATTTTCG TCAGAAGGAGAAGGAGCAGTTGTCTGCCCTACGGAAGCACCATGAAGAGGAGATTGACCACAGCAAGAAAGAGATTGAGCGTTTGCAGCGTGAGATTGACCGTCACAAGGGCAAAATCAAGAAACTGAAACATGATGACTGA